DNA from Evansella sp. LMS18:
GATGGGCAATATCAGATGTGGCACAGAGGAATCACACATTCTGTTTTTATGGTACCTGTTTTTGCAGCTTTTCTTTATGGGGTGGCTAGCTGGGTTTGGAAAGTAAAAAGGTGGTTATTTTTCTGGATTGGCCTGCTCGCTGTTTTCATCCATAATACAATGGATCTGTTTAACGCCTGGGGAACAGGTTATTTTGAGCCTGTTTCCTCTGTTCGGCTAACCTTTGGGACTCTTCCTATTGTGGATTTTGTTATATGGGCTGTGCTTCTTGGCAGCTGGCTGATCAGCCGTTATTCCAGGAGATGCTTAAGTCATCATGTATTCAGGACAGCATGGCTGCTCATCGTTGTTCATGTGGCAGTGCAGACTTCGCAAGGCTATATTATCTATAACCAATACGAAGAGGCATATGAGGAAAGAGCCCTGTCAGCGTCTTTCGTACCATGGCATTTTTCGATGATTGGAAAGCAGGATGGATTGGTTTCGATATATAACGCTTCTTTATTTAGGGAAGACAGCCTGGAATA
Protein-coding regions in this window:
- a CDS encoding metal-dependent hydrolase → MDTITHTFLGLAIYGAVDKRNFSKREKRALLFTAVAGSQIPDIDVVSQLWDSDGQYQMWHRGITHSVFMVPVFAAFLYGVASWVWKVKRWLFFWIGLLAVFIHNTMDLFNAWGTGYFEPVSSVRLTFGTLPIVDFVIWAVLLGSWLISRYSRRCLSHHVFRTAWLLIVVHVAVQTSQGYIIYNQYEEAYEERALSASFVPWHFSMIGKQDGLVSIYNASLFREDSLEYQLESAEEADLEALFEARPEARTLYEWAPFVVIVEEEERIGIYDPRFYRDGQSFLFEYIEAGES